One segment of Olsenella uli DSM 7084 DNA contains the following:
- the dnaN gene encoding DNA polymerase III subunit beta produces MKFSVSQSSLSQALAVVSKGMGSNSTLPILSGILITAAEGTLTFQTTDLTINVRHRIAAMVEEAGSTVVSGKILMNIVKTLPDAAVSFEGGERVVSISCDKSTFRLNTLDPSDFPEFPQFALGRTIELPSSLLSEMVDKVYKVTSRDTSRPILSGVLLSVEENTIRLVATDSYRLAVCDSNAETSSADEAFQTIVPGMTFHDVLTLPSMTEKVLIGTTDSQVVFVFGNTTYITRKIEGNFPNYKQLLPADCNTSVKVNVSEFASALKRVSVIALANPSVRVDIDTDGGVMKLSASSPDQGESTELLPVDVEGQSMSIALNYHYVFDCVNAAANEKEITLELLSAMQPGIFKSYAKINYLYLLMPVRM; encoded by the coding sequence ATGAAGTTCTCGGTGAGCCAGTCATCCCTGTCCCAGGCGCTCGCAGTCGTCTCGAAGGGCATGGGTAGTAATTCGACCCTGCCCATCCTCTCGGGCATCCTCATCACAGCTGCCGAGGGCACACTGACGTTCCAGACCACCGACCTCACGATTAACGTCCGCCATCGCATCGCCGCCATGGTCGAGGAGGCGGGGTCGACGGTCGTCTCGGGCAAGATCCTTATGAACATCGTCAAGACGCTACCTGATGCCGCGGTCTCCTTCGAGGGGGGCGAGCGTGTCGTCTCCATCTCCTGCGACAAGTCGACATTCCGTCTGAACACCCTCGACCCGTCGGACTTTCCAGAGTTCCCGCAGTTCGCCCTCGGCCGCACCATAGAGCTTCCGTCATCCCTGCTCTCCGAGATGGTCGATAAGGTCTACAAGGTGACCTCGAGGGACACCTCTCGACCGATTCTCTCGGGCGTGCTGCTTTCCGTTGAGGAGAACACCATCCGCCTGGTCGCGACCGACTCTTACCGCCTGGCAGTCTGCGATTCCAATGCCGAGACCTCATCTGCGGACGAGGCGTTCCAGACAATCGTTCCCGGCATGACCTTCCACGACGTCCTCACCCTCCCCTCCATGACGGAAAAGGTCCTCATAGGTACCACAGACAGCCAGGTGGTGTTCGTCTTTGGCAACACCACCTACATCACCCGCAAGATCGAGGGGAACTTCCCCAACTACAAGCAGCTCCTTCCCGCCGACTGCAACACCTCCGTCAAGGTCAACGTCTCGGAGTTCGCCTCCGCGCTCAAGCGCGTCTCGGTCATCGCTTTGGCAAACCCCTCCGTCCGCGTCGACATCGACACGGACGGAGGGGTCATGAAGCTCTCGGCGTCCTCTCCTGACCAGGGGGAGTCGACGGAACTCCTTCCCGTCGACGTCGAGGGGCAGAGCATGTCGATAGCGCTCAACTACCACTACGTGTTCGACTGCGTGAACGCCGCCGCAAACGAGAAGGAGATAACCCTTGAGCTGTTGAGTGCCATGCAACCGGGCATATTCAAGTCTTATGCCAAGATCAACTACCTCTACCTGCTAATGCCCGTCAGGATGTAG